A genomic region of Chryseobacterium sp. KACC 21268 contains the following coding sequences:
- a CDS encoding helix-turn-helix domain-containing protein, translated as MTFCLMLFCSAQNQNQEDLSGSETLDRSKISPESILNQSLKKLEQPISEEAKYEVRMKMADAYLKIKKPDFAKSTEMLFKAKEIAEKLDDTKLKAKIYGSIANQYSFLNFPDKIKPYLDLSKQQVDKLPNGYEKNFLTARLYIEYGNLEADKENFLVAKKDYQKALKFLGNIGNPNKKNIFQFRRAFYNMGVSYAYLKQNDSAEYFLNKALAIRDTENKEFKYFIYNTLAKVYIDKNENQKAIDSLEIVLKEDAFKDNRLKADMYKKLIAAYKTLNDKEKYIEYSEKLLELEPDVKDNNLKAINTAVTIEQKSLMDKISDKEGHNQLLIIGCGFLMLIGGISIFYINQKRKKEKLLYQNFISNLEKEEKAFKLEEITQPEIEEKEKIPFSVPSSAETMILEKLEKFEASAKFTNQKLTVASLAVMFKTNPTYLSETIKKHKEKNFNNYLNKLRINYICKQILERPEFLNYKISYLAEEAGFSSHSSFTTVFKNVTGISPSSFLREAEKKCQNI; from the coding sequence ATGACCTTTTGTTTGATGTTGTTTTGTTCTGCACAGAATCAAAATCAGGAAGACTTGTCTGGTTCCGAGACTTTGGACAGAAGTAAAATTTCGCCAGAATCAATTCTTAATCAAAGTCTCAAAAAGCTCGAGCAGCCAATCTCAGAAGAAGCCAAATATGAAGTCCGAATGAAAATGGCGGATGCATATCTGAAAATCAAAAAACCAGATTTTGCAAAGTCAACGGAAATGCTTTTCAAAGCGAAAGAAATTGCTGAAAAATTAGATGACACCAAACTGAAAGCGAAAATCTATGGTTCTATCGCCAATCAATATTCTTTTTTGAATTTTCCGGATAAAATAAAACCTTACTTGGATTTATCGAAACAGCAGGTTGATAAATTGCCGAATGGTTACGAAAAGAATTTCCTCACGGCCAGATTATACATCGAATATGGAAATCTTGAAGCCGACAAAGAGAATTTTCTGGTCGCAAAAAAAGATTATCAAAAAGCTTTAAAGTTTTTAGGAAACATTGGAAATCCAAACAAAAAGAACATTTTTCAATTCAGAAGAGCGTTTTACAATATGGGCGTTTCCTACGCTTATCTCAAACAAAATGATTCGGCGGAATATTTCCTTAATAAAGCCTTGGCGATTCGTGATACGGAAAATAAAGAGTTTAAATATTTCATTTATAATACTTTAGCAAAAGTTTATATCGATAAAAATGAAAATCAAAAAGCAATTGATTCTTTGGAAATCGTTTTGAAAGAAGATGCTTTTAAGGATAATCGTCTCAAAGCTGATATGTACAAAAAGCTTATCGCAGCTTATAAAACTTTAAATGACAAAGAAAAATACATCGAATATTCTGAAAAGCTTTTGGAACTTGAGCCTGATGTGAAAGACAATAATCTGAAAGCCATCAATACGGCGGTGACAATCGAGCAGAAGAGTCTTATGGATAAGATTTCTGACAAAGAAGGGCATAATCAACTGTTGATAATTGGTTGTGGATTTTTAATGCTCATTGGTGGAATCTCTATTTTTTACATTAATCAAAAGAGAAAAAAAGAGAAACTTCTTTACCAGAATTTTATTTCCAATCTTGAAAAAGAAGAGAAGGCTTTCAAGCTTGAAGAAATCACTCAGCCAGAAATTGAGGAGAAAGAAAAAATACCATTTTCTGTTCCAAGTTCTGCGGAAACAATGATTTTGGAAAAGTTGGAAAAATTTGAAGCATCGGCGAAATTCACAAATCAAAAGCTGACGGTTGCAAGTCTGGCGGTAATGTTCAAAACCAATCCAACTTATCTTTCCGAAACCATCAAGAAACACAAAGAGAAAAACTTCAATAATTATCTGAACAAGCTTCGAATTAATTATATCTGCAAACAGATTCTCGAACGTCCGGAATTCCTTAATTATAAAATAAGTTATCTGGCAGAAGAAGCCGGTTTTTCTTCCCATAGTTCGTTCACAACGGTCTTTAAAAATGTCACTGGGATTTCTCCATCCTCATTTCTCCGTGAAGCCGAAAAGAAATGTCAAAATATTTAA
- the clpB gene encoding ATP-dependent chaperone ClpB, with translation MNLNQYTVKSQEAIQAAQQVAMEFGNQQIEPQHLLEGIFQVDENISPFLLKKSEADANLVRERNRENLERLPKVQGGNIYLSNSANKVLLDAPNIAKKMGDEFVTIEHLWLSLLETNSEVSKTLKDMGVTKSLLEGGIKELRKGSKATSASSEETYQSLNKYAKNFNELAAEGKLDPVIGRDEEIRRVLQILSRRTKNNPILIGEPGVGKTAIAEGIAHRIISGDIPENLQDKTLYSLDMGALIAGAKYKGEFEERLKSVVNEVIKSDGQIILFIDEIHTLVGAGGGEGAMDAANILKPALARGELRAIGATTLNEYQKYFEKDKALERRFQKVMVEEPDTESAISILRGIKDKYEAHHKVRIKDEAIIAAVEMSQRYISDRFLPDKAIDLIDEASAKLRMEINSKPEELDVLDRKLMQMEIELAAISREGNQTKIDHLKEDISKISEQRNEINAKWLKEKQKSEDLTSIKKDIESLKLEAERASRAGDYAKVAEIQYGKIKEKEDALQKLELEMQNHQNELIKEEVTADNISEVIGKWTGIPVTKLLQSEREKLLHLETELHHRVVGQEEAIEAVADAIRRNRAGLSDEKKPIGSFLFLGTTGVGKTELAKALAEFLFDDENNMTRIDMSEYQERHSVSRLVGAPPGYVGYDEGGQLTEAVRRRPYSVVLLDEIEKAHPDVFNTLLQVLDDGRLTDNKGRVVNFKNSIIIMTSNLGSHIIQENFENITEENQDEIVDKTKIQVFDLLKQTLRPEFLNRIDETVLFQPLRKKEIGKIVQYQLRGFNDMLLKRNIMMTATQDALDYLTNKGYDPVFGARPLKRVIQQEVLNKLSKEILAGTVNDGDRITLDYFEETGLVFRPVE, from the coding sequence ATGAACTTAAACCAATATACCGTAAAATCACAGGAAGCCATCCAGGCCGCTCAGCAAGTGGCAATGGAATTTGGCAATCAGCAGATAGAACCACAACATTTACTGGAAGGAATCTTTCAGGTAGATGAAAATATATCGCCTTTCTTATTGAAAAAATCTGAAGCAGACGCAAATTTAGTAAGAGAGCGAAACAGAGAAAATTTAGAAAGACTTCCGAAAGTACAGGGAGGGAATATTTATCTTTCAAATTCAGCAAACAAAGTTCTGTTGGACGCACCGAATATTGCCAAGAAAATGGGCGATGAATTTGTAACGATTGAACATTTATGGCTTTCGCTTTTAGAAACTAATTCAGAAGTTTCAAAAACGCTGAAAGATATGGGCGTAACCAAAAGTCTTTTGGAAGGTGGAATAAAAGAATTAAGAAAAGGCTCGAAAGCCACTTCTGCAAGTTCGGAAGAGACGTATCAATCCTTAAATAAATATGCTAAAAACTTTAATGAATTAGCAGCAGAAGGAAAACTCGACCCGGTTATCGGACGTGATGAAGAAATCAGAAGGGTTTTGCAGATTTTATCGAGAAGAACTAAAAACAATCCAATTCTAATCGGTGAGCCAGGTGTCGGTAAAACGGCGATTGCAGAAGGAATTGCACACAGAATTATCAGCGGTGATATTCCTGAAAATTTGCAGGATAAAACTTTGTACTCTTTGGATATGGGTGCTTTGATTGCCGGTGCAAAATACAAAGGGGAATTTGAAGAAAGGTTGAAATCTGTTGTGAATGAAGTCATCAAATCAGACGGACAAATCATTCTTTTCATCGATGAAATCCACACTTTGGTGGGAGCAGGCGGTGGAGAAGGTGCAATGGATGCTGCAAATATCCTAAAACCTGCTTTGGCAAGAGGAGAACTGAGAGCCATCGGTGCAACCACTTTGAATGAATATCAAAAATATTTTGAAAAAGATAAAGCGTTAGAAAGACGTTTCCAGAAAGTAATGGTGGAAGAACCTGATACTGAATCGGCAATTTCCATTCTTCGAGGTATTAAAGATAAATATGAAGCGCACCATAAAGTAAGAATCAAAGATGAAGCGATTATTGCGGCGGTGGAAATGTCACAAAGATATATTTCAGACCGGTTTTTACCGGACAAAGCAATTGATTTGATTGATGAAGCTTCGGCCAAACTGAGAATGGAAATCAATTCGAAGCCTGAAGAGCTGGACGTTCTCGACAGAAAACTGATGCAAATGGAAATTGAACTGGCTGCTATTTCGAGAGAAGGCAATCAGACGAAAATCGACCATTTGAAGGAAGATATATCAAAAATTTCTGAACAGAGAAACGAAATCAACGCCAAATGGCTTAAAGAAAAACAAAAATCTGAAGATTTAACTTCGATTAAAAAAGATATTGAATCTCTGAAACTTGAGGCTGAAAGAGCTTCGAGAGCAGGAGATTATGCGAAAGTCGCAGAAATTCAGTACGGGAAAATCAAAGAGAAAGAAGATGCTTTGCAGAAACTCGAACTGGAAATGCAAAACCATCAGAATGAATTGATTAAGGAAGAAGTAACCGCAGATAACATCTCAGAAGTGATTGGAAAATGGACGGGAATTCCTGTGACCAAACTTCTTCAGTCTGAGAGAGAAAAATTATTGCACCTTGAAACCGAACTTCATCACAGAGTTGTGGGTCAGGAAGAAGCCATCGAAGCGGTTGCAGACGCCATCAGAAGAAACAGAGCGGGTTTAAGCGACGAGAAAAAACCGATTGGGAGTTTCTTATTTTTGGGAACAACCGGAGTTGGTAAAACTGAGCTGGCAAAGGCTTTAGCTGAGTTTTTATTCGATGATGAAAATAATATGACGAGAATTGATATGAGTGAATATCAGGAAAGACATTCCGTTTCTCGTTTGGTTGGTGCGCCTCCGGGATATGTTGGTTACGATGAAGGTGGACAGCTGACTGAAGCTGTGCGAAGAAGACCTTACTCAGTCGTGCTTTTGGATGAAATTGAAAAAGCGCATCCGGATGTTTTCAACACATTGCTGCAGGTTTTGGACGACGGAAGATTGACGGATAACAAAGGTCGTGTGGTGAATTTCAAGAACTCAATTATCATTATGACTTCAAATCTCGGTTCGCATATTATTCAGGAGAATTTTGAAAATATTACCGAGGAAAATCAGGATGAAATTGTGGACAAAACAAAAATTCAGGTTTTTGATTTGTTGAAACAAACGCTTCGTCCCGAATTCCTGAACAGGATTGATGAAACCGTATTGTTCCAGCCTTTAAGAAAAAAAGAAATCGGAAAAATCGTTCAATATCAGTTGAGAGGTTTTAATGATATGTTATTGAAAAGAAATATTATGATGACCGCAACTCAGGATGCTTTAGATTACCTGACCAACAAAGGTTACGACCCGGTTTTCGGCGCGAGACCTTTAAAAAGAGTCATTCAGCAGGAAGTTTTAAATAAATTATCAAAAGAAATCCTCGCAGGAACCGTGAATGACGGTGACCGAATTACCTTGGACTATTTTGAAGAGACAGGTTTGGTTTTCAGACCAGTGGAATAA